gattggaaccagcatCAGACCCCCAATGTCTCCTCTAGTTACCTGTAATTTAGGGGCTGACTCTAGCATTAAAGTGATCTAgtctgttagggagcgttcacactaccgtcggtgtccgacatgtagtgtccgctcctagtgtccgctcaaaatctgtcacggacactaggagcggacactagatgtgtccgtgacaccttccattcacttgaatgggcatcgggtgcgttcttttgcactccgtgcccgtccttctctgtccgcaagagaagatgtccgacttctcaagcggacagaggaaccctgcatgcaggtagGACCAGGGAAGACGGATTTGTTTAAGTCCATAGCAGCGGTCAAATGCCCGGGATCAAATTGGTACAATAATAAAGGACTAGGACGTCTCTCTTTTGTGTCCTGACACTTTTCTATTTTCTTAAGGTGAGCATGACGATCTATCAGAGCAACACTCGAGTCTTTATCATGACGCTGAAGACGATGACCTCCACCATTATTCCTCACTGGAACGTTCCTCTGATCCCTGTAATCTCGAGAACTTTGATATCATTTCGCACAACCTTGATAATGGCAAAATCTATCCTTGCTCTGAATGCGGAAAAAGATTCAAGCAGAAATCGCACCTTCTGAGACATCAGTTAATTCACACGGGCGAGAAACCATTTTCTTGTCCTGATTGTGGAAAATGTTTTCCCCAAAAGGCTAAACTCATTCTACATCAGAGGActcatacaggggagaagccgttCCCTTGTCCTGTGTGTGGAAAACGGTTCACAATTAAATCCAATCTCGATGCCCATCAGATCgtccacacgggggagaagccgttcCCTTGtctggaatgtgggaaatgctttaccaAAAAATCCAATCTTATCAGTCACCAGAGAATCCACACGGGtgagcagccattttcctgttcaGAATGCGGGAAAAGTTTTACTCAAAAAACTGCTCTCCTCAAACACCAGAGAATCCACACGGGCGAGCTGCCCTTCTTCTGCTCTCATTGTGGAAAATATTTTCGAAATAAATCCAATCTGGATAATCACCTTAAAGTCCACACCGGCGAGCATCCGTATTCATGTTCTGAGTGTGGCAAAGGCTTTGTGCAAAGAGCTAAACTAGTGCAGCACCTGCGAGTCCACACCGGGGAAAAGCCATACTCTTGTCCGTTGTGTGGAAAGTGTTTCACGATGAAATCGAGCCTGGACGTGCACCAGGAGGTTCACAGCGGCCAAGATACCTTGTCTTGTCCTGACTGCGGGAAATATTTCAAGCGCAAGTCTAATCTGATCATCCATCAGAGAATCCACACTGGTGAAGAACTCTTTTCATGTGCGGTATGTGCAAAGGCGTTTACACGTAAAGAGACTCTCGCGAAACACCAGAGGACTCATACAGGCGAGAGGCCCTATCCCTGCACTGAATGCGGACGATGCTTCACTCAGAAGTCTCACCTCATTAAACATCAGCAACTTCACATATATCCGAACCCTCTGGGCGAGTCAAGTGAGTCTGCGAGTGCATAGTCTCCTCCAAAGATCCATTACCTTCGCCACACATCCCACATACACAGACTCCTCACTGGTTTCACATTTCTTAATGGCGTCACAATGATATCATTTTATAATAGTATTATTAGGGTGAAATCTGACATGGCAGCTATCTTGCATACATTTCTGTGACTGTTTTGACTAGTGGTTCTCATCCTGGGGTACGTGTACCCCCGGGGTATGCCCCACTATCTCAAGGGTTGTGTGCCGGAGTGAGAGCACACTTACCTCCATGATAATATGGGCTCTCCAAATCCAAATGCAATCCAAAATGCACTAACTTTAGTTTCTAGAGAAGGGTCACCTAAACATGATGGCTGATGTCTCTTAAAAGAAAAGGTGAGCACTGCTTCATAGGGTATCATGTGGGTGTAGAGCTGCCCATTCCTGCAATGTATAACACCCCCCATGGTTATAGAGCCCTGGATCTGAGTGAGTACTCGCTCCTCCATCAGCCTTGGATGTTGTTATTGTCATCCCGATTATGACTCTCGAGGGTATGTAAAAGATGCTTTACAAACATATCCAAATCATCTGTACTATAGTGCCTAGGCTCACTATACCTGAAAAAAGCGTCCCCAAATCTTTCCTGCACTGTAGGTTAATGATCTGAATCGAGCTCACTGGGTGTGTCAGCCTCGACGCTAAGCGCGTCCCTATATTCTCCTCTTCTTTCGATGAAATCCCGTAACTGTGACATTGCTATGAAATCAAGTAACTGTGCGTGCAGGTTCCGGCGGCAG
The Leptodactylus fuscus isolate aLepFus1 chromosome 10 unlocalized genomic scaffold, aLepFus1.hap2 SUPER_10_unloc_1, whole genome shotgun sequence DNA segment above includes these coding regions:
- the LOC142186403 gene encoding uncharacterized protein LOC142186403; the encoded protein is METHQDQILIDFKHEAIEGEDEICVKVIQEFKEEEKPTDGSSNGNTPERGSSPHYSWDSSDDNQDILQDHESKDLVIVKVEDIDDDEYARGDLLWKEEEAPSDTNTGEHDDLSEQHSSLYHDAEDDDLHHYSSLERSSDPCNLENFDIISHNLDNGKIYPCSECGKRFKQKSHLLRHQLIHTGEKPFSCPDCGKCFPQKAKLILHQRTHTGEKPFPCPVCGKRFTIKSNLDAHQIVHTGEKPFPCLECGKCFTKKSNLISHQRIHTGEQPFSCSECGKSFTQKTALLKHQRIHTGELPFFCSHCGKYFRNKSNLDNHLKVHTGEHPYSCSECGKGFVQRAKLVQHLRVHTGEKPYSCPLCGKCFTMKSSLDVHQEVHSGQDTLSCPDCGKYFKRKSNLIIHQRIHTGEELFSCAVCAKAFTRKETLAKHQRTHTGERPYPCTECGRCFTQKSHLIKHQQLHIYPNPLGESSESASA